The DNA window AAAGAGACGGGGTATCTTCGATATGCACGTAGTGCAATTGAATATCCTGACGGGTTGTAACGTGACAGATAGCGTCCGAATATTCTTCGGCCAAATCGGCTAACACATCCATTTGTTCGGGCGTCATACCACCATAGGGCAATTTAATACGTTCCATACCGGGGGCATCCCACACGGTGTTGGGGCCTTTGGTCATGGTGCCGCAAGGAAAAGGAATTTTTTGCTGACTTTTTCCATCATGGCGAAGCCCGTTATCGTAACGTTGACCATAAGCACCATACCGCAGACGCGATTCGGCAAAAACTTTTTCTTCAATTTTACCCTGCTTTTTTAAATGGAGTTCGGTTTCAAAACCGTCAATATCTTTAGCCCAGTCGGTGGGCATTTTACCATCGAGTTGTTTTTTCCAAATATCAGAGGATTCGTTTTTTGTTTCGCTCATAAAAATGGTGCGTAAGTACTGAGGTGCGTAAGTGCGTAGGTTAAGAATTCTTAAACCTCAGCACTTCCGCACCTACGCACCTACGCACATCTCAAACAGCTATCACTTCGGGTTTGCGGTGCGGGGCCACAACTTCAAGCCCCAGGCCTTCAATCATTTTCACATCGTCGGATGAATCACGGCCTTTAGTAGTTAAATAATTGCCCAACATGGTACCACTGGCACCGGCATCAAACATAAGATGCTGCTTATCCTGCAAATTTACCTCGCGGCCACCACAAACAAACAGTTCGGTTTTGGGCATTACAAGCCGCATCATCGAAATACTTTTTAAACAATCAAGCGGCGTTAAATCGTGTTTATCGGCAAGCGGCGTGCCCGGGCGGGGGTTTAAAAAATTAAGGGGGATGCTATCCGGCTCGATATCTTTTAAGTTAAACGCAAATTCCACGCGTTGATCCAAACTTTCGCCCATGCCTAAAATACCACCACTGCAAATTTGAAAACCCAGCTTTTTAGCTTCTTTCAGCGTCCCCACTTCATCATCAAAAGTATGGGTAGAAACAATATTGGGAAAATACGAGCGGCTGGTTTCGATATTGTGATGATAGTTAATCATGCCGGCATCTTTTAATTTTTTAAGATCGTCATGGTTCATGAGCCCCAGTGACGCGCAGGTTTCCATATCGGTTTTGCTGCGGATTTGAGTAATCGCATCCACCAACATATTCACTTCGCGTTCTTTGGTTAAACCACGGCCACTGGTCACAATCGAAAACTCGGTAGCGCCATTAGCATCGGCTTCCATGGCATCGGCCACCATTTGATCGACAGATTTTAAGCCGTAAACGGGGGCAGCAGTCCCTTTGTAGCTGGCCGATTGCGCACAAAATTTGCAGTCTTCCACGCACGCCCCGCTTTTGGCGTTGGTAATGGAACAAAAGCTGATTTTATTGGAATAAAATTTTTCGCGGAGGGCACGCGCCACCGGCATGACGTACTGAAAGTAATCGTCTTCGGAACAGTTTAAAATAGCCAAAGCGGTTTCTTGATCGATCCCGTTTTGGGCTATTTTTTCAACATTTAAGGCCTGTAAATTCATGGGGGTTGCACCCTATTATGGGGGTAAGTCTTTGTCAATAGAGGAGGCCCGAAAAATTCTTGTTAATTTCAGTTATTTAGCTTTAACTAAGGGAATGCCAACAGCACTTTTATTGGTTGAAGATGAAAAATCCATCGCCGATTCGGTTATTTATACCTTTGGCAAAGAAGGCTATGCTGTCACTTGGGTAAGCTTAGCCAGTGAGGCTTTGGCCCAAATTACTGCTTTAAACCCGGCCCTCATCATTATGGATATTGGCCTGCCCGATATGTTGGGCTTAGACCTATGCCGGGAAGTTCGTAAAACGAGCAACACACCCATCATTTTTCTTACCGCGCGCAGCGATGAAATTGACAAAATACTGGGGCTAGAACTAGGGGCCGATGATTATGTAGTAAAACCCTTTAGCCCGCGCGAACTGGTGGCACGGGCTAAAGCGGTACTTAGACGACAAAGTAATTTAGTA is part of the bacterium genome and encodes:
- the bioB gene encoding biotin synthase BioB, whose protein sequence is MNLQALNVEKIAQNGIDQETALAILNCSEDDYFQYVMPVARALREKFYSNKISFCSITNAKSGACVEDCKFCAQSASYKGTAAPVYGLKSVDQMVADAMEADANGATEFSIVTSGRGLTKEREVNMLVDAITQIRSKTDMETCASLGLMNHDDLKKLKDAGMINYHHNIETSRSYFPNIVSTHTFDDEVGTLKEAKKLGFQICSGGILGMGESLDQRVEFAFNLKDIEPDSIPLNFLNPRPGTPLADKHDLTPLDCLKSISMMRLVMPKTELFVCGGREVNLQDKQHLMFDAGASGTMLGNYLTTKGRDSSDDVKMIEGLGLEVVAPHRKPEVIAV
- the creB gene encoding two-component system response regulator CreB; amino-acid sequence: MPTALLLVEDEKSIADSVIYTFGKEGYAVTWVSLASEALAQITALNPALIIMDIGLPDMLGLDLCREVRKTSNTPIIFLTARSDEIDKILGLELGADDYVVKPFSPRELVARAKAVLRRQSNLVLAPDKTKKFKIDDAKKRITIYEKDLELSKYEYDLLKHLIARPGRVYSRDELLTLAFGNDHVTTDRAIDAHIKNIRAKIKSVDPETDPIETHRGLGYSLKEEF